In Dermacentor albipictus isolate Rhodes 1998 colony chromosome 6, USDA_Dalb.pri_finalv2, whole genome shotgun sequence, the following proteins share a genomic window:
- the LOC135901423 gene encoding adenosine 5'-monophosphoramidase HINT3-like isoform X1 has protein sequence MQKRYGRRRRTASAAPPICAIWGKTPETGAAEGEASGADACVFCKIVAGKDPKATLLYQDEDYVVFPDIHPASAHHYLVVPKKHVKNVKSLTHNDIPLVNRLVEIGKQVLEERSGSMDSSRMGFHWPPFTSISHLHLHVISPVADMSTLASIIFMPRMPWFSVVEDTVAYLERSRPPAS, from the exons ATGCAGAAGAGGTACGGAAGACGGAGGAGAACGGCGAGCGCGGCGCCTCCAATTT GTGCCATTTGGGGCAAGACACCTGAAACTGGCGCTGCTGAAGGCGAGGCGAGTGGAGCCGACGCATGCGTATTCTGCAAAATTGTAGCAGGGAAAGACCCGAAGGCAACTCTTCTCTACCAG GATGAAGATTATGTTGTGTTCCCAGACATTCACCCTGCTTCGGCACACCACTATTTGGTTGTTCCCAAGAAGCATGTGAAGAATGTTAAATCGCTAACACACAATGATATTCCGCTAG TAAATCGCCTTGTTGAGATTGGGAAGCAGGTGCTGGAAGAGCGCAGTGGAAGCATGGATTCCTCAAG GATGGGCTTCCACTGGCCTCCTTTCACGAGCATCTCCCACCTGCACCTGCATGTGATTTCACCTGTGGCAGACATGTCCACGTTGGCCAGCATCATCTTCATGCCTCGTATGCCATGGTTCAGTGTG GTGGAGGACACCGTGGCCTACCTGGAGCGTTCCCGACCACCGGCGTCCTGA
- the LOC135901423 gene encoding adenosine 5'-monophosphoramidase HINT3-like isoform X3, translating into MQKRYGRRRRTASAAPPICAIWGKTPETGAAEGEASGADACVFCKIVAGKDPKATLLYQDEDYVVFPDIHPASAHHYLVVPKKHVKNVKSLTHNDIPLVNRLVEIGKQVLEERSGSMDSSRWRTPWPTWSVPDHRRPDRL; encoded by the exons ATGCAGAAGAGGTACGGAAGACGGAGGAGAACGGCGAGCGCGGCGCCTCCAATTT GTGCCATTTGGGGCAAGACACCTGAAACTGGCGCTGCTGAAGGCGAGGCGAGTGGAGCCGACGCATGCGTATTCTGCAAAATTGTAGCAGGGAAAGACCCGAAGGCAACTCTTCTCTACCAG GATGAAGATTATGTTGTGTTCCCAGACATTCACCCTGCTTCGGCACACCACTATTTGGTTGTTCCCAAGAAGCATGTGAAGAATGTTAAATCGCTAACACACAATGATATTCCGCTAG TAAATCGCCTTGTTGAGATTGGGAAGCAGGTGCTGGAAGAGCGCAGTGGAAGCATGGATTCCTCAAG GTGGAGGACACCGTGGCCTACCTGGAGCGTTCCCGACCACCGGCGTCCTGATCGCCTCTAG
- the LOC135901423 gene encoding adenosine 5'-monophosphoramidase HINT3-like isoform X2 encodes MGAIWGKTPETGAAEGEASGADACVFCKIVAGKDPKATLLYQDEDYVVFPDIHPASAHHYLVVPKKHVKNVKSLTHNDIPLVNRLVEIGKQVLEERSGSMDSSRMGFHWPPFTSISHLHLHVISPVADMSTLASIIFMPRMPWFSVVEDTVAYLERSRPPAS; translated from the exons ATGG GTGCCATTTGGGGCAAGACACCTGAAACTGGCGCTGCTGAAGGCGAGGCGAGTGGAGCCGACGCATGCGTATTCTGCAAAATTGTAGCAGGGAAAGACCCGAAGGCAACTCTTCTCTACCAG GATGAAGATTATGTTGTGTTCCCAGACATTCACCCTGCTTCGGCACACCACTATTTGGTTGTTCCCAAGAAGCATGTGAAGAATGTTAAATCGCTAACACACAATGATATTCCGCTAG TAAATCGCCTTGTTGAGATTGGGAAGCAGGTGCTGGAAGAGCGCAGTGGAAGCATGGATTCCTCAAG GATGGGCTTCCACTGGCCTCCTTTCACGAGCATCTCCCACCTGCACCTGCATGTGATTTCACCTGTGGCAGACATGTCCACGTTGGCCAGCATCATCTTCATGCCTCGTATGCCATGGTTCAGTGTG GTGGAGGACACCGTGGCCTACCTGGAGCGTTCCCGACCACCGGCGTCCTGA